The proteins below come from a single Microbacterium sp. SLBN-154 genomic window:
- the gatC gene encoding Asp-tRNA(Asn)/Glu-tRNA(Gln) amidotransferase subunit GatC, with amino-acid sequence MSEITPDLVRHLGVLARIQLSEGEVARLTGQLDVIVDNIAKVSEVATADVVATSHPIPLQNVFREDVPADVLTVEQVLQNAPEAADNRFRVTAILGEEQ; translated from the coding sequence GTGTCTGAAATCACACCCGACCTCGTTCGCCATCTCGGCGTGCTCGCACGCATCCAGCTGAGCGAAGGGGAGGTGGCGCGTCTCACCGGCCAGCTCGACGTCATCGTCGACAACATCGCCAAGGTGTCCGAGGTCGCGACCGCCGACGTGGTGGCCACCAGCCATCCCATTCCGCTGCAGAACGTGTTCCGTGAGGACGTCCCCGCCGACGTCCTGACCGTCGAGCAGGTGTTGCAGAATGCCCCCGAGGCCGCCGACAACCGCTTCCGGGTCACCGCCATCCTGGGGGAGGAACAGTGA
- a CDS encoding long-chain-fatty-acid--CoA ligase translates to MTTYDPPRPWIASYAEGVPSDLPEVSGSLIDIIDTAARENPDAPALEFFGRETTYRQLHAQIIAAAEGLRRRGVRAGDAVAIVLPNCPQHIVAFYAVLRLGAVVVEHNPLYTARELRTQFQDHGARHAIVWSKVVDTVRAFPDDLGIQTLVSVEIRRAMPWRTRVALRLPVARAREARVALDSPVARRAASVERWEDLTADGPLAPEHAGPDTDDLAILQYTSGTTGSPKGVRLTHRNLLANAAQARSWVPGITRGEGCVVYAVLPMFHAYGLTLCLTFAMSMAARLVLFPRFDPELVLAVTKKRPATFLPLVPPIAERLLSSAEAAGVSLEGTQVAISGAMALPHELVVPFERASGGYLVEGYGLSECSPVLMANPVATHRKPGTVGLPLPGTECRVVDPDDPHTDVPQGEPGELVVRGPQVFDGYHGRPEETEQVFVDGWFRTGDIVTIDDEGFVRIVDRIKELIITGGFNVAPTEVENVLRQHPRVSDAAVVGLPSRHSGEDVVAAVVVSGTDPVDPEEIRGFARGILTAYKVPRRVLVVNELPRSLIGKVQRRQVRAQLLERPDAGRADAD, encoded by the coding sequence GTGACGACGTACGACCCGCCCCGTCCGTGGATCGCCAGCTACGCCGAGGGGGTTCCCTCGGACCTCCCCGAGGTATCGGGGTCGCTGATCGACATCATCGACACGGCGGCGCGTGAGAATCCGGATGCGCCGGCGCTGGAGTTCTTCGGACGAGAGACGACCTACCGGCAGCTCCACGCGCAGATCATCGCCGCCGCCGAAGGGTTGCGGCGCCGCGGCGTGAGGGCGGGCGACGCGGTGGCGATCGTGCTGCCGAACTGTCCACAGCACATCGTCGCCTTCTACGCCGTCCTGCGGCTCGGTGCGGTGGTCGTGGAACACAACCCGCTCTACACCGCGCGGGAGCTGCGCACCCAGTTCCAGGATCACGGAGCTCGTCACGCGATCGTCTGGAGCAAGGTCGTCGACACCGTTCGCGCGTTCCCCGACGATCTCGGGATCCAGACCCTGGTGTCGGTCGAAATCCGTCGCGCCATGCCGTGGCGCACCCGCGTCGCCCTGAGACTTCCGGTTGCGCGAGCCCGTGAGGCGCGGGTGGCACTGGACTCCCCCGTCGCTCGGCGCGCAGCGTCGGTGGAACGATGGGAAGACCTGACCGCCGACGGCCCGCTCGCCCCCGAGCACGCAGGTCCCGACACCGACGATCTCGCGATCCTGCAATACACCAGCGGCACGACCGGCTCGCCCAAGGGCGTGCGACTCACCCACCGCAACCTTCTCGCCAACGCCGCGCAGGCCCGCTCCTGGGTGCCGGGGATCACGCGCGGAGAGGGATGCGTCGTCTACGCCGTCCTCCCGATGTTCCACGCGTACGGTCTCACGCTGTGTCTCACCTTCGCCATGTCGATGGCCGCCCGGCTCGTTCTGTTCCCCCGCTTCGATCCCGAGCTCGTGCTGGCGGTGACGAAGAAGCGGCCCGCGACCTTCCTGCCCCTCGTTCCCCCCATCGCCGAACGGCTGCTCTCCTCCGCCGAGGCCGCCGGGGTCTCTCTGGAGGGGACGCAGGTCGCCATCTCGGGCGCGATGGCGCTCCCCCATGAGCTGGTGGTGCCCTTCGAGCGGGCCAGCGGCGGCTACCTCGTCGAGGGCTACGGACTCAGCGAGTGCTCTCCAGTCCTCATGGCCAACCCGGTCGCGACCCACCGCAAGCCCGGGACCGTCGGTCTTCCCCTGCCGGGCACCGAGTGCCGGGTGGTGGATCCGGATGACCCTCACACCGACGTGCCGCAGGGCGAGCCCGGGGAACTCGTCGTGCGGGGACCCCAGGTGTTCGACGGCTACCACGGGCGCCCGGAGGAGACCGAGCAGGTGTTCGTCGACGGCTGGTTCCGCACCGGTGACATCGTCACGATCGACGACGAGGGCTTCGTCAGGATCGTCGATCGGATCAAAGAGCTCATCATCACCGGCGGTTTCAACGTGGCTCCCACCGAAGTCGAGAACGTCCTGCGCCAGCATCCCCGAGTGAGCGACGCAGCCGTGGTCGGTCTCCCCTCGCGTCATTCGGGCGAGGACGTCGTCGCCGCAGTCGTCGTGTCGGGCACAGATCCGGTCGATCCCGAAGAGATCCGAGGCTTCGCCCGCGGGATCCTCACGGCATACAAAGTGCCGCGCCGGGTGCTCGTCGTCAACGAGCTGCCGCGTTCGTTGATCGGCAAGGTGCAGCGACGTCAGGTGCGGGCGCAGCTTCTCGAGAGGCCGGATGCGGGCCGGGCAGACGCCGACTGA
- the ligA gene encoding NAD-dependent DNA ligase LigA yields the protein MTPAAARARADELTDRILRARDAYYGEEAQIVDDATYDAWMHELEQIERLHPELQGQDSPTQSVGAASATLFAPVTHAERMLSLDNVFSEEEFLAWTTRVERDAARGVRYLCELKIDGLALSLRYERGRLTSAATRGDGRVGEDVTENVRRIDTIPAVLAGSGHPDLVEVRGEVFFTVADFTALNTFQQAQGDRLFANPRNAASGSLRQKAEGKSERQLRAMTERLSRLRMTVHGIGAWTNPPVDAQSEVYGLLAGWGLPVSRYFRVVDGAAEAAEFIRHYGEHRHDVEHEIDGIVVKVDDLALHDELGATSRAPRWAIAYKYPPEQVNTTLLDIVVSVGRTGRATPFAVMAPAQVAGSVVRQATLHNQDVVKAKGVLIGDTVVLRKAGDVIPEVLGPVVELRDGSEREFVMPHRCPECGSPLAPAKEGDIDLRCPNARSCPAQVRGRVEHIGSRGALDIEGLGEVSAAALTQPVRPEIPPLVTEAGLFELTAADLFPIDVVVRDAETGLPRLLEDGTADTRSPFRRQRKKSDPPFDPDGEFDGDAAHIVSRAAQELLTNLERAKTKELWRFLVALSIRHVGPVAARALAQWFGSIHAIRAASRDDLAAVDGVGGIIADAVTEWFAVDWHREIVERWEAAGAQLATPGHPGPGAAAAAGGVLDGVTVVATGTLEGYTREGAQEAILRAGGKAASSVSKKTDFVAAGPGAGSKLAKAEELGVRIIDAAQFHLLVTEGPSAIADVDDSSA from the coding sequence ATGACGCCGGCGGCGGCACGGGCGCGGGCCGACGAGCTGACCGATCGCATCCTCCGTGCACGCGACGCCTATTACGGCGAGGAAGCCCAGATCGTCGACGATGCCACGTACGACGCGTGGATGCACGAGCTGGAGCAGATCGAGCGGCTCCACCCCGAGCTCCAGGGTCAGGATTCCCCCACGCAGAGCGTCGGTGCGGCGTCGGCGACCCTGTTCGCGCCGGTCACCCATGCCGAACGCATGCTGAGTCTGGACAATGTGTTCAGCGAGGAGGAGTTCCTCGCCTGGACGACGCGGGTCGAGCGCGACGCCGCTCGCGGTGTGCGCTACCTCTGCGAGCTGAAGATCGATGGCCTCGCGCTGTCGCTCCGGTACGAGCGCGGCCGACTCACCAGCGCCGCGACCCGGGGCGACGGACGTGTCGGCGAGGACGTCACCGAGAACGTGCGCCGCATCGACACGATCCCGGCCGTGCTTGCCGGCAGCGGGCATCCCGACCTCGTCGAGGTGCGCGGCGAAGTGTTCTTCACCGTCGCCGACTTCACCGCGCTCAACACGTTCCAGCAGGCGCAGGGCGATCGCCTCTTCGCGAACCCCCGCAATGCGGCATCGGGATCGCTGCGCCAGAAGGCCGAGGGGAAGTCCGAACGACAGCTGCGCGCCATGACCGAGCGACTGAGCCGACTGCGGATGACGGTTCACGGCATCGGCGCCTGGACCAACCCGCCGGTGGACGCGCAGAGCGAGGTCTACGGCCTGCTGGCGGGCTGGGGGCTCCCCGTCAGCCGGTACTTCCGGGTAGTGGACGGCGCCGCGGAGGCGGCCGAGTTCATCCGGCACTACGGCGAGCACCGCCACGACGTGGAGCACGAGATCGACGGGATCGTGGTCAAGGTCGACGACCTCGCGCTCCACGACGAGCTGGGTGCCACCAGTCGCGCACCGCGCTGGGCCATCGCATACAAGTACCCTCCCGAACAGGTGAACACCACGCTGCTCGACATCGTGGTCTCGGTCGGCCGCACCGGTCGTGCGACGCCCTTCGCCGTGATGGCGCCGGCACAGGTCGCCGGCTCGGTGGTTCGCCAGGCGACGCTGCACAACCAGGATGTCGTGAAGGCGAAGGGCGTGCTGATCGGCGACACCGTCGTGCTGCGCAAGGCGGGGGACGTCATCCCCGAGGTGCTCGGGCCGGTCGTGGAGCTCCGCGACGGCAGCGAGCGGGAGTTCGTGATGCCGCACCGGTGTCCCGAGTGCGGTTCGCCGCTCGCCCCCGCCAAGGAAGGCGACATCGATCTGCGCTGCCCGAACGCGCGGTCCTGCCCCGCGCAGGTGAGGGGACGTGTCGAGCACATCGGGTCACGGGGAGCCCTCGACATCGAGGGGCTGGGGGAGGTGTCGGCGGCCGCGCTCACGCAGCCCGTCCGGCCCGAGATCCCCCCGCTCGTCACCGAGGCGGGTCTGTTCGAGCTCACCGCTGCCGATCTCTTCCCGATCGACGTCGTCGTGCGTGATGCCGAGACGGGGCTGCCGCGCCTCCTGGAAGACGGCACGGCCGACACCCGCTCGCCGTTCCGCCGCCAGCGCAAGAAGTCCGACCCGCCGTTCGACCCCGACGGCGAATTCGACGGCGACGCCGCACACATCGTCTCGCGAGCAGCCCAGGAGCTCCTGACCAATCTCGAACGCGCCAAGACCAAAGAGCTGTGGCGTTTTCTCGTCGCCCTCAGCATCCGCCACGTGGGTCCGGTCGCGGCGCGCGCCCTGGCGCAGTGGTTCGGTTCCATCCACGCGATCCGGGCTGCCTCGCGGGACGACCTCGCCGCCGTCGACGGCGTCGGCGGGATCATCGCCGATGCGGTGACGGAGTGGTTCGCCGTCGACTGGCATCGCGAGATCGTCGAGCGGTGGGAGGCGGCCGGTGCCCAGCTGGCGACCCCGGGTCATCCCGGTCCGGGAGCGGCAGCCGCTGCCGGCGGCGTCCTCGACGGTGTCACCGTCGTCGCCACCGGCACCCTCGAGGGCTACACCCGTGAGGGCGCCCAGGAAGCGATCCTCCGCGCCGGGGGGAAGGCGGCGTCGTCGGTGTCGAAGAAGACCGACTTCGTTGCCGCCGGGCCAGGGGCCGGGTCGAAGCTCGCGAAGGCGGAGGAACTCGGCGTTCGGATCATCGATGCCGCGCAGTTCCATCTCCTCGTGACCGAGGGTCCTTCCGCAATCGCGGACGTGGACGACTCCTCGGCGTGA
- a CDS encoding metallopeptidase family protein — MLEMDADAFERLVIEELDLLPDDMVDGLDNVVFVVEDRPEDPAQELFGLYEGWALTERDRYGMGELPDRIVLYREPHLAACTDEQALRHEVHTTLVHEIAHFYGIDDDKLHELGWA, encoded by the coding sequence ATGCTCGAGATGGATGCGGACGCTTTCGAGCGTCTCGTGATCGAAGAGCTCGACCTCCTCCCCGACGACATGGTCGACGGCCTCGACAACGTCGTGTTCGTGGTCGAGGACCGGCCCGAGGACCCCGCGCAGGAGCTGTTCGGCCTCTACGAGGGGTGGGCGTTGACCGAGCGTGATCGGTACGGCATGGGAGAACTGCCCGACCGCATCGTGCTGTACCGCGAACCCCATCTCGCGGCATGCACCGACGAGCAGGCTCTGCGTCATGAGGTGCACACCACCCTCGTCCATGAGATCGCCCATTTCTACGGCATCGACGACGACAAGCTGCACGAGCTCGGGTGGGCGTGA
- the dinB gene encoding DNA polymerase IV encodes MGRGDGSGRLVSPEGADDTGAGILHVDMDAFYASVEVLDDPTLRGKPLIIGAPESRSVVSSASYEARRFGVRSAMPVSQALRLCPAALVIPPRFPRYLELSAQVMALFHEITPLVEPLSIDEAFLDVRGVRRLWGSPGDVARLLRARVRDEVGLPCSVGAAATKHVAKMASTLSKPDGLLIVPDAATARFLAGRRVSELWGVGPKATDALATRGIRTVADIIDSPPAVIDRVLGAALGARVRQLARGVDPREVETTRVEKSVGHEETFADDIDDPGVLRVELRRLADRVGARLRESGWEAGTVSIKVRFADFSTVTRAQSLPETTAVGQRIGAAAIDLFDALERRAPIRLLGVRAEKLRPSATAVPTLWDDDDDWRRVEGVLDGAAAKFGRGSITRATLLDGQVKHRGKTVQ; translated from the coding sequence ATGGGTCGCGGTGACGGCAGCGGCCGGCTTGTCTCACCGGAGGGTGCAGATGACACGGGGGCCGGTATCCTCCACGTCGACATGGATGCGTTCTACGCTTCCGTCGAGGTGCTGGATGACCCGACCCTGCGTGGTAAGCCGCTGATCATCGGAGCCCCCGAGAGTCGCTCGGTCGTCTCCAGCGCGTCCTACGAGGCGCGGCGCTTCGGCGTCCGTTCGGCGATGCCCGTCTCGCAGGCGCTCCGCCTCTGCCCTGCCGCGTTGGTGATCCCACCGCGATTCCCGCGTTACCTCGAGCTTTCGGCCCAGGTCATGGCGCTCTTCCACGAGATCACGCCGCTGGTCGAGCCCTTGTCGATCGACGAAGCCTTCCTGGATGTGCGCGGGGTGCGGCGACTGTGGGGGAGCCCGGGCGATGTCGCACGCCTCCTGCGTGCGCGGGTGCGCGACGAGGTCGGACTCCCCTGCTCGGTGGGGGCCGCGGCGACCAAGCACGTGGCGAAGATGGCGTCCACGCTGAGCAAACCCGACGGACTCCTCATCGTTCCCGACGCAGCGACGGCTCGTTTTCTGGCCGGTCGCAGGGTGAGTGAGCTGTGGGGCGTCGGACCCAAGGCGACTGATGCGCTGGCGACGCGTGGCATCCGCACGGTCGCCGACATCATCGACTCTCCTCCCGCGGTGATCGATCGCGTGCTCGGTGCCGCGCTCGGTGCACGGGTCCGCCAGCTGGCCCGCGGTGTGGATCCCCGCGAGGTGGAGACGACACGTGTCGAGAAGAGCGTCGGACACGAAGAGACCTTCGCCGACGATATCGATGACCCTGGTGTCCTGCGGGTGGAACTGCGCCGTCTCGCCGACCGGGTCGGGGCGCGTCTGAGGGAATCCGGATGGGAGGCCGGCACGGTGTCGATCAAGGTGCGCTTCGCCGATTTCAGCACCGTGACACGTGCGCAGTCCCTCCCGGAGACGACGGCGGTCGGGCAGCGGATCGGGGCAGCTGCCATCGACCTGTTCGACGCACTCGAGCGACGCGCCCCGATTCGGCTGCTCGGCGTCCGGGCCGAAAAGCTCCGACCCTCCGCGACCGCCGTGCCGACACTGTGGGACGATGACGACGACTGGCGGCGGGTCGAGGGTGTTCTCGATGGCGCTGCTGCGAAGTTCGGACGCGGAAGCATCACCCGTGCAACACTTCTCGACGGTCAGGTCAAGCATCGTGGCAAGACTGTGCAATGA
- the gatB gene encoding Asp-tRNA(Asn)/Glu-tRNA(Gln) amidotransferase subunit GatB: MGRDKLMEFDEALERFEPVLGFEVHVELNTRTKMFSAAPNPAHSANHDAAPNTLVAPVDMGLPGALPVVNEEAVRASISLGLALGCRIAPSSRFARKNYFYPDLGKNYQISQYDEPIAFEGSVEVELEDGTVVTVPIERAHMEEDAGKLTHVGGSTGRIQGAEYSLVDYNRAGVPLVEIVTKPIFGAEHRAPDIAKAYVQTIRDIVLALGISDARMERGNLRCDANVSLRPRGQEKLGTRTETKNVNSMRSVERAVRYEIQRQAAILAAGGTITQETRHWHEDTGTTSPGRPKSDADDYRYFPEPDLLPVAPAESLIEELRAALPEQPVVRRRRLKADWGFADIEFRGVVNAGLLSEVEATVAAGAAPAAARKWWMSEISRIANAEGREPGELVAPAQVAELQRLVDEGTLTDKLARQVLEGVIAGEGDPAQVVTSRGLAVVSDDTALIAAIDEALAAQPDVLDKIRDGKVQAAGAVIGAVMKAMRGQADAARVRELILERASQ, translated from the coding sequence ATGGGTCGCGACAAGCTGATGGAATTCGACGAGGCCCTGGAGCGTTTCGAGCCCGTGCTCGGGTTCGAGGTGCACGTCGAACTGAACACCCGCACGAAGATGTTCTCGGCGGCACCCAACCCGGCGCACAGCGCCAACCATGACGCCGCACCGAACACGCTCGTCGCGCCGGTCGACATGGGGCTTCCCGGCGCCCTGCCCGTCGTCAACGAGGAGGCCGTGCGCGCATCGATCAGCCTCGGGCTCGCCCTCGGATGCCGGATCGCACCGTCGAGCAGATTCGCGCGGAAGAACTACTTCTACCCCGACCTCGGCAAGAACTATCAGATCTCCCAGTACGACGAGCCGATCGCGTTCGAGGGGTCCGTCGAGGTCGAGCTGGAAGACGGAACGGTCGTGACCGTTCCGATCGAGCGAGCCCACATGGAGGAGGATGCCGGCAAGCTCACGCACGTCGGCGGATCGACCGGTCGCATCCAGGGGGCGGAATACTCGCTCGTCGACTACAACCGTGCAGGCGTGCCCCTGGTGGAGATCGTCACGAAGCCGATCTTCGGAGCGGAGCACCGAGCGCCCGACATCGCCAAGGCCTACGTTCAGACCATCCGCGACATCGTGCTCGCGTTGGGGATCTCGGACGCGCGGATGGAGCGGGGGAACCTCCGCTGCGACGCCAATGTCTCGCTGCGTCCCCGTGGTCAGGAGAAGCTCGGAACGCGCACCGAGACGAAGAACGTCAACTCGATGCGGTCGGTCGAGCGCGCCGTCCGCTACGAGATCCAGCGTCAGGCGGCGATCCTGGCCGCAGGCGGGACGATCACGCAGGAGACGCGCCACTGGCACGAGGACACCGGCACGACCTCGCCGGGTCGACCGAAGTCCGACGCGGACGACTACCGGTACTTCCCCGAGCCGGATCTGCTTCCCGTCGCCCCCGCGGAGTCGCTCATCGAGGAGCTGCGCGCGGCCCTGCCGGAGCAGCCCGTCGTGCGCCGGCGGCGTCTGAAGGCGGACTGGGGTTTCGCGGACATCGAATTCCGGGGTGTGGTCAACGCCGGCCTCTTGAGCGAAGTCGAGGCCACGGTCGCAGCCGGCGCGGCTCCTGCCGCCGCCCGCAAGTGGTGGATGAGCGAGATCAGCCGCATCGCCAACGCCGAGGGCCGTGAGCCCGGAGAGCTCGTCGCCCCCGCGCAGGTCGCCGAGCTCCAGCGGCTCGTCGACGAGGGGACGCTCACCGACAAGCTGGCGCGCCAGGTGCTCGAGGGTGTGATCGCCGGCGAGGGAGACCCGGCCCAGGTCGTGACCTCGCGGGGACTCGCGGTCGTCTCGGACGACACCGCGTTGATCGCCGCGATCGATGAGGCGCTGGCTGCGCAGCCGGACGTGCTGGACAAGATCCGCGACGGCAAGGTCCAGGCCGCCGGAGCGGTGATCGGTGCGGTTATGAAGGCGATGCGAGGACAGGCGGATGCCGCGCGCGTCCGCGAGCTGATCCTCGAGCGCGCGTCTCAGTGA
- a CDS encoding DUF2017 family protein, with protein MNTVPLVMQITRLEATHLGDLVDQFAELVGDPSGDDPAVLRLVPDAYTDDPEAAREFRDVTERDLLRRRHRDAQLVRASLSPAATLASVATAGAEGWEEVDLVLDPETVQAWMRTLAAVRLVIASRLGITDEDQHDDGDPRFGVYDWLGYRLEGLIRAIDDAKTAER; from the coding sequence ATGAACACCGTCCCTCTCGTCATGCAGATCACGCGCCTGGAGGCGACCCACCTCGGTGATCTGGTCGACCAGTTCGCCGAGCTCGTCGGCGACCCCTCGGGTGACGACCCTGCCGTGCTGCGGCTCGTCCCCGATGCCTACACCGACGACCCCGAGGCGGCACGAGAGTTCCGCGACGTCACCGAACGAGACCTGCTTCGCCGTCGCCACCGTGATGCCCAGCTCGTGCGAGCCAGCCTGTCTCCTGCGGCGACACTCGCATCCGTCGCCACGGCCGGAGCCGAGGGCTGGGAAGAGGTCGATCTCGTTCTGGACCCCGAGACCGTGCAGGCCTGGATGCGAACCCTCGCTGCAGTGAGACTCGTCATCGCCTCCCGGCTCGGCATCACCGACGAAGATCAGCACGATGACGGCGATCCGAGATTCGGCGTGTACGACTGGTTGGGGTATCGCCTGGAAGGCCTGATCCGGGCCATCGACGACGCAAAGACCGCCGAGCGCTGA
- the gatA gene encoding Asp-tRNA(Asn)/Glu-tRNA(Gln) amidotransferase subunit GatA: MSAAGEIIRLTAADLASRLRSGEMSSVEATGAHLDRIREVDGDVHAFLHVNDRALEVAEDIDRRRAAGEELGPLAGVPLAIKDVLVTTDMPSTSGSRILEGYMSPYDATVVARSRAAGMVPLGKTNMDEFAMGSSTEHSAYGPTRNPWDLERIPGGSGGGSAAAVAAFEAPLALGSDTGGSIRQPAHVTGTVGMKPTYGGVSRYGAIALASSLDQVGPVTRTVLDAGLLHDVIGGHDPHDATSLEESWPSFAAAARDGASGDVLRGLRVGVISELPDSGFQPGVSSRFRETLDAMAAQGAEIVDVSAPHFEYGVAAYYLILPAEASSNLAKFDSVRFGMRVIPHAGATVEEVMAATREAGLGDEVKRRVILGTYALSAGYYDAYYGSAQKVRTLIQSDFDAAFAQVDVLATPSAPTTAFRLGEKLDDPLQMYLNDVTTIPANLAGVPGISIPAGLAPEDGLPVGIQFLAPAREDARLYRVGAAVEALLVDGWGGPLLDRMPLRGGVA; encoded by the coding sequence GTGAGCGCGGCCGGCGAGATCATCCGTCTCACCGCCGCCGACCTCGCGTCGCGGCTGCGCAGCGGCGAGATGTCCAGCGTCGAGGCGACCGGTGCGCACCTCGACCGCATCCGCGAGGTCGACGGGGATGTCCACGCCTTCCTGCACGTCAACGACCGTGCCCTCGAGGTGGCCGAGGACATCGATCGTCGGCGGGCTGCAGGTGAGGAGCTCGGTCCGCTGGCGGGCGTGCCCCTGGCGATCAAGGACGTCCTGGTCACGACCGACATGCCCTCCACCAGCGGGTCACGGATCCTCGAGGGCTACATGTCGCCCTACGACGCCACGGTGGTCGCCCGTTCCCGCGCTGCCGGGATGGTCCCACTCGGCAAGACCAACATGGACGAGTTCGCGATGGGCTCCTCCACCGAGCACTCCGCGTACGGACCGACGCGCAACCCGTGGGACCTCGAGCGGATTCCCGGTGGCTCCGGTGGCGGCTCGGCCGCCGCGGTCGCGGCGTTCGAGGCGCCTCTGGCGCTCGGATCCGATACCGGCGGCTCCATTCGCCAGCCCGCGCACGTCACGGGGACCGTGGGGATGAAGCCCACTTACGGCGGGGTGTCGCGTTACGGCGCCATCGCGCTCGCGTCGAGCCTCGACCAGGTCGGCCCCGTGACGCGGACGGTTCTCGACGCCGGCCTTCTTCACGACGTCATCGGCGGTCACGATCCGCACGATGCCACCTCGCTCGAGGAGAGCTGGCCGTCCTTCGCCGCCGCGGCGCGCGACGGCGCATCGGGGGACGTCCTGCGCGGACTCCGTGTCGGTGTCATCTCCGAGCTCCCCGACAGCGGATTCCAGCCGGGCGTCTCGTCGCGCTTCCGAGAGACCCTCGACGCCATGGCGGCGCAGGGGGCCGAGATCGTCGACGTCAGTGCCCCGCACTTCGAGTACGGGGTCGCCGCCTACTACCTCATCCTCCCCGCGGAGGCATCGAGCAACCTGGCCAAGTTCGACTCGGTCCGGTTCGGCATGCGGGTGATCCCCCATGCCGGGGCAACCGTCGAAGAGGTCATGGCGGCCACGCGCGAGGCGGGGCTCGGCGACGAGGTGAAGCGACGCGTCATCCTCGGAACCTACGCGCTGTCCGCGGGCTATTATGACGCCTACTACGGCAGCGCGCAGAAGGTCCGCACCCTCATCCAGTCGGACTTCGACGCCGCCTTCGCCCAGGTCGACGTGCTGGCCACTCCCTCGGCTCCCACGACGGCGTTCCGGCTCGGCGAGAAGCTCGACGATCCGCTGCAGATGTACCTCAACGACGTCACCACCATCCCGGCGAACCTCGCGGGTGTCCCCGGGATCTCGATCCCTGCGGGGCTCGCCCCCGAGGACGGGCTGCCGGTGGGGATCCAGTTCCTGGCCCCTGCCCGTGAGGACGCCAGGCTCTACCGGGTGGGGGCTGCGGTCGAGGCGCTGCTGGTCGATGGATGGGGTGGTCCCCTGCTGGACCGCATGCCGCTTCGGGGAGGGGTCGCCTGA
- the clpS gene encoding ATP-dependent Clp protease adapter ClpS has protein sequence MTQTQEHLDRMIEETTIGPWQTVVWNDPVNLMSYVTHVFREYFGFPAATAERLMLAVHHVGHAVVAEGAREQMELHTQAMHDYGLWATVRRAPA, from the coding sequence ATGACGCAGACTCAGGAGCACCTCGATCGGATGATCGAGGAGACGACGATCGGTCCGTGGCAGACGGTGGTCTGGAATGATCCGGTCAACCTGATGAGCTACGTCACCCATGTCTTCCGAGAGTATTTCGGCTTCCCTGCCGCCACTGCCGAGAGGCTCATGCTGGCCGTCCACCACGTCGGTCATGCCGTTGTGGCGGAGGGCGCGAGGGAGCAGATGGAGTTGCACACCCAGGCGATGCACGACTACGGCCTGTGGGCAACCGTGAGAAGGGCTCCCGCATGA